The following are encoded in a window of Anopheles gambiae chromosome X, idAnoGambNW_F1_1, whole genome shotgun sequence genomic DNA:
- the LOC3289729 gene encoding phospholipase A1 3 isoform X2, with product MRKSFTRLRREEFCLFPVTHVARWLAYGLAVLLVAAVAPLAAPVSAAPFDFGISTNFSSSMADFSARQDDLLPFLTADQDDLLANRVGTVIGAFGNTLSQLLFGTNDVSTDVTFWCATTNQPEYVQAYVDDPRITQKLDPSKPIAFLTHGWTDNVNRTWVKQTVTDYVRLIGGNICAVDWSPLALVEYNLAARNTPKVGRYLGKFVQFLLTKGFSINQVTLVGHSMGAHISGIAGAYLGGQVPSVIGLDPAGPAFTKPIPVSTDRRLDRTDGRFVQAIHTDKNIIGTTMNLGHQDYYANSGASPQPGCEFPLVNNDTTKAYLQFICSHFKAVEYFRASLDRQNIFEGTACSSYYSYKRNDCSAGTKDDFGLFNNKTASGSLFIAIDKTVYPYARTVARSARK from the exons ATGAGGAAATCTTTCACGCGCTTGCG CAGGGAGgaattttgcctttttcccGTCACACATGTCGCCCGCTGGCTGGCGTACGGGTTGGCAGTGCTGCTGGTTGCCGCCGTTGCACCACTAGCAGCGCCCGTCAGTGCCGCACCGTTCGACTTTGGCATCAGCACG AACTTCTCCTCCTCGATGGCAGATTTCAGCGCGCGCCAGGATGACTTACTGCCGTTCCTTA CCGCTGACCAGGACGATCTGCTTGCCAATCGAGTCGGCACCGTCATTGGCGCGTTTGGCAATACGCTCTCCCAGCTGCTGTTCGGCACGAATGACGTCAGCACGGATGTAACGTTCTGGTGTGCAACGAC CAACCAGCCCGAGTACGTCCAGGCGTACGTGGACGATCCGCGCATCACGCAGAAGCTTGACCCGTCCAAACCGATCGCCTTCCTCACGCACGGCTGGACCGACAACGTGAACCGCACCTGGGTGAAGCAAACCGTCACCGACTACGTGCGGCTGATCGGTGGCAACATCTGTGCGGTCGACTGGAGCCCGCTGGCGCTGGTCGAGTACAATCTGGCCGCCCGCAACACGCCCAAGGTGGGCCGCTACCTCGGCAAGTTCGTGCAGTTTCTACTGACGAAGGGCTTCAGCATCAACCAGGTGACGCTGGTCGGGCACAGCATGGGCGCGCACATCTCGGGCATTGCCGGCGCGTACCTGGGCGGCCAGGTGCCGAGCGTGATCGGGCTCGATCCGGCCGGTCCGGCCTTCACCAAGCCGATCCCGGTGTCGACCGATCGGCGGCTCGATCGCACGGACGGCCGGTTCGTGCAGGCGATCCACACGGACAAGAACATCATCGGCACGACGATGAACCTCGGCCACCAGGATTACTACGCGAACAGTGGCGCCAGCCCGCAGCCGGGCTGCGAGTTCCCGCTGGTGAACAACGACACGACCAAGGCGTACC tgcaatttatttgcagCCACTTCAAGGCGGTCGAATACTTCCGCGCATCGCTCGATCGGCAGAACATATTCGAGGGTACGGCCTGCTCCTCCTACTACAGCTACAAGCGGAACGACTGTTCCGCCGGCACCAAAGATGACTTCGGTCTGTTCAATAA CAAAACTGCGTCCGGTTCCTTATTTATTGCAATCGACAAAACTGTCTACCCGTACGCACGGACAGTAGCTAGGAGTGCAAGAAAATAA
- the LOC3289729 gene encoding phospholipase A1 3 isoform X1: MRKSFTRLRSREEFCLFPVTHVARWLAYGLAVLLVAAVAPLAAPVSAAPFDFGISTNFSSSMADFSARQDDLLPFLTADQDDLLANRVGTVIGAFGNTLSQLLFGTNDVSTDVTFWCATTNQPEYVQAYVDDPRITQKLDPSKPIAFLTHGWTDNVNRTWVKQTVTDYVRLIGGNICAVDWSPLALVEYNLAARNTPKVGRYLGKFVQFLLTKGFSINQVTLVGHSMGAHISGIAGAYLGGQVPSVIGLDPAGPAFTKPIPVSTDRRLDRTDGRFVQAIHTDKNIIGTTMNLGHQDYYANSGASPQPGCEFPLVNNDTTKAYLQFICSHFKAVEYFRASLDRQNIFEGTACSSYYSYKRNDCSAGTKDDFGLFNNKTASGSLFIAIDKTVYPYARTVARSARK, from the exons ATGAGGAAATCTTTCACGCGCTTGCG CAGCAGGGAGgaattttgcctttttcccGTCACACATGTCGCCCGCTGGCTGGCGTACGGGTTGGCAGTGCTGCTGGTTGCCGCCGTTGCACCACTAGCAGCGCCCGTCAGTGCCGCACCGTTCGACTTTGGCATCAGCACG AACTTCTCCTCCTCGATGGCAGATTTCAGCGCGCGCCAGGATGACTTACTGCCGTTCCTTA CCGCTGACCAGGACGATCTGCTTGCCAATCGAGTCGGCACCGTCATTGGCGCGTTTGGCAATACGCTCTCCCAGCTGCTGTTCGGCACGAATGACGTCAGCACGGATGTAACGTTCTGGTGTGCAACGAC CAACCAGCCCGAGTACGTCCAGGCGTACGTGGACGATCCGCGCATCACGCAGAAGCTTGACCCGTCCAAACCGATCGCCTTCCTCACGCACGGCTGGACCGACAACGTGAACCGCACCTGGGTGAAGCAAACCGTCACCGACTACGTGCGGCTGATCGGTGGCAACATCTGTGCGGTCGACTGGAGCCCGCTGGCGCTGGTCGAGTACAATCTGGCCGCCCGCAACACGCCCAAGGTGGGCCGCTACCTCGGCAAGTTCGTGCAGTTTCTACTGACGAAGGGCTTCAGCATCAACCAGGTGACGCTGGTCGGGCACAGCATGGGCGCGCACATCTCGGGCATTGCCGGCGCGTACCTGGGCGGCCAGGTGCCGAGCGTGATCGGGCTCGATCCGGCCGGTCCGGCCTTCACCAAGCCGATCCCGGTGTCGACCGATCGGCGGCTCGATCGCACGGACGGCCGGTTCGTGCAGGCGATCCACACGGACAAGAACATCATCGGCACGACGATGAACCTCGGCCACCAGGATTACTACGCGAACAGTGGCGCCAGCCCGCAGCCGGGCTGCGAGTTCCCGCTGGTGAACAACGACACGACCAAGGCGTACC tgcaatttatttgcagCCACTTCAAGGCGGTCGAATACTTCCGCGCATCGCTCGATCGGCAGAACATATTCGAGGGTACGGCCTGCTCCTCCTACTACAGCTACAAGCGGAACGACTGTTCCGCCGGCACCAAAGATGACTTCGGTCTGTTCAATAA CAAAACTGCGTCCGGTTCCTTATTTATTGCAATCGACAAAACTGTCTACCCGTACGCACGGACAGTAGCTAGGAGTGCAAGAAAATAA